Proteins from one Leptolyngbya sp. 'hensonii' genomic window:
- a CDS encoding helix-turn-helix domain-containing protein yields the protein MDKPDARHLSIETQTYLRQQAIRLRQQGKRVNDISEYLGVHRNTVSQWWWEY from the coding sequence ATGGATAAACCGGATGCCCGACACCTCTCGATCGAGACCCAGACTTACTTGCGACAGCAAGCAATCCGACTGCGACAGCAAGGTAAGCGAGTCAATGATATTAGTGAATATTTGGGAGTTCATCGCAACACTGTCTCGCAGTGGTGGTGGGAGTATG